A DNA window from Paenibacillus andongensis contains the following coding sequences:
- a CDS encoding ABC transporter substrate-binding protein gives MKFKALYSVPLALSLILVVSACGDQNNTSTSTQKPTTTSSNQNESASNQKVALTMWYWNGAISDSTIEAAKKKFPNIDLQAQKLPSGGDYATKLKTTISGGGSGPDIVAMDSWISSMLPYKEKFVNLYDQGAKDIQPQYLDWKWKMASSADNKYLIGLPIDVAPVVMYYRKDLFEKAGVPSTPEAIKSQVKTWGDYFNLQQKVKDATGSQLLSIVDVFRNIIGQNSQGYFTEDGKYIGDQAHIKGAWDMAVKAYQSGLTYPNVSDAEKNAAMNNSKVSSFIGASWAVGDLIGAAPDTKGKWEIAYPPGGVGNQGGSFFGLLKTTKNPKEAYEVIKFLTSPDNLVAGYKEFGNYPSTPEVYTKPEMVNKNEFFGNQDLSPIFADAAKDVKIAPVDARDDMVGTSLTDEIGLIDTQKKDPEKAWKDAQEKIKRQLSR, from the coding sequence ATGAAATTTAAAGCATTGTATAGTGTGCCACTAGCTCTTAGTTTGATTCTTGTCGTTTCTGCCTGTGGTGACCAGAATAATACGAGTACTTCGACGCAAAAACCAACGACGACCAGTTCTAATCAAAATGAAAGCGCTTCTAACCAGAAGGTTGCTTTAACGATGTGGTATTGGAACGGTGCGATATCCGATTCAACCATTGAAGCAGCGAAGAAAAAATTTCCGAATATTGATTTGCAAGCACAGAAACTTCCGTCCGGAGGTGACTATGCTACCAAGTTAAAAACAACCATCTCAGGCGGAGGAAGCGGGCCGGACATCGTAGCGATGGATAGCTGGATTTCTTCCATGCTGCCTTACAAAGAAAAATTCGTCAATCTATACGATCAAGGCGCTAAGGATATTCAGCCGCAGTATTTGGACTGGAAATGGAAAATGGCTTCGTCAGCAGATAACAAATATTTGATCGGTTTGCCGATCGACGTCGCTCCTGTAGTTATGTACTACCGCAAAGATTTGTTTGAGAAGGCGGGAGTGCCGAGCACGCCGGAAGCCATTAAGAGCCAAGTGAAGACATGGGGAGATTATTTCAATCTTCAGCAGAAAGTGAAAGACGCAACAGGATCGCAATTGCTATCCATTGTGGATGTTTTCAGAAACATCATAGGCCAGAATAGCCAAGGTTATTTTACGGAAGATGGGAAATATATTGGTGATCAGGCGCATATCAAAGGTGCTTGGGATATGGCTGTGAAAGCTTACCAATCAGGCTTAACGTACCCGAATGTCAGCGATGCTGAGAAAAATGCCGCAATGAATAACAGCAAGGTTTCTTCTTTCATCGGTGCGTCTTGGGCCGTTGGTGATTTGATTGGCGCAGCTCCTGACACGAAAGGGAAATGGGAGATTGCCTACCCGCCTGGTGGTGTGGGTAATCAAGGGGGATCATTCTTCGGATTGTTGAAAACAACGAAAAATCCGAAAGAAGCTTACGAAGTGATTAAATTCCTTACAAGCCCCGACAATCTGGTTGCTGGGTATAAGGAATTCGGTAACTATCCGTCTACGCCGGAAGTTTACACGAAACCAGAAATGGTCAATAAAAATGAGTTCTTCGGAAATCAAGATCTGAGTCCGATATTCGCTGACGCGGCAAAAGATGTAAAAATCGCACCTGTCGATGCAAGAGACGATATGGTCGGTACTTCTTTGACCGATGAAATTGGATTAATTGACACGCAGAAGAAAGACCCAGAAAAAGCCTGGAAAGATGCGCAGGAGAAAATTAAAAGGCAGCTTTCACGCTAA
- a CDS encoding carbohydrate ABC transporter permease: MGGLFKEIYKSRTLYLFISPFYLLFLIFSVFPILFSMYLAVHKWDGIGEMKYVGFKNFDYMLHDPTFWKVLVNNIALWILGNAPQLLCALVVAYIINLSIVRFKGFYRIAYFLPNVTAMVAVVIIFQSLFGNEYGLINYLMEKIGLHKIAWLNSEFGARVVIAAMISWRYMGYNAVIYLSGLQRIPKDLYEAAELDGATLFQTFTKITIPMLRPIILFSVMMSTIGGFQIFTEPQVLAGNQAPYPGTDTIVLYMFREGFNYQNYGYAAAVSWVLFIIIGLLSVLNWKFFNRSDD; this comes from the coding sequence ATGGGAGGTCTTTTTAAAGAAATTTATAAGAGCAGAACACTGTATCTATTTATTTCTCCATTTTATCTATTGTTCCTGATCTTTTCTGTATTTCCCATTTTGTTCTCGATGTACTTAGCCGTACATAAATGGGATGGGATCGGGGAAATGAAATATGTTGGATTCAAAAATTTTGATTATATGCTCCATGATCCGACCTTTTGGAAGGTGTTAGTCAACAATATCGCACTTTGGATATTAGGGAACGCCCCGCAGCTTCTATGTGCATTGGTCGTTGCCTATATCATCAATTTATCCATCGTAAGATTCAAAGGCTTTTACAGAATTGCTTATTTTCTTCCGAATGTAACGGCTATGGTGGCTGTCGTCATTATCTTTCAGTCCTTGTTTGGCAACGAATACGGGTTGATTAACTATTTGATGGAAAAAATCGGCCTTCATAAGATCGCGTGGTTAAATTCTGAATTTGGGGCCAGAGTCGTTATTGCAGCCATGATTTCATGGAGATATATGGGGTATAACGCAGTTATTTATTTATCAGGCTTGCAAAGAATTCCAAAAGATCTATACGAAGCAGCAGAGCTGGATGGCGCTACATTATTTCAAACTTTCACCAAAATTACGATACCTATGCTGAGACCTATCATCTTGTTCTCAGTGATGATGTCGACCATCGGCGGGTTTCAAATTTTCACGGAACCACAAGTATTAGCTGGTAATCAAGCACCATACCCGGGTACCGATACGATCGTTCTCTATATGTTCCGGGAAGGTTTTAATTATCAGAATTATGGTTATGCAGCTGCGGTATCATGGGTGTTATTCATCATCATCGGCTTATTATCCGTCCTCAATTGGAAGTTTTTCAACAGATCGGATGATTGA
- a CDS encoding AraC family transcriptional regulator: protein MNLEVKTIQLSDIVPQIFRADYFPFRPNEQIGPRTSFVHSFVYIYEGKGSISIGTSMYSCTREELFYIPPGLSHSFHSDPQHPMVHASIYFDWINTRPRAGDMSLFHFGDQISDPSECSPNVVFQDLPTIPTKVQAPKQMRWMELYLHVIENIEQTQEDAKLFRRAAFEQFVSELANLWRNPTLKSDRRMQSIMKQMKEFPQHNISIEKWASQLGISTSYLHKLFIQEIGMSPHSYAIKCKLERAKKILRETNLSITDITEDLGFGSIHYFSRLFTQNFGESPSAYRKRLREGY from the coding sequence ATGAATCTAGAAGTGAAAACAATACAGCTTTCGGACATTGTGCCGCAAATATTTCGTGCCGATTATTTTCCGTTTCGTCCCAATGAGCAGATTGGTCCGCGCACATCGTTCGTACATTCATTTGTGTACATTTATGAAGGCAAGGGTTCAATATCCATTGGAACATCTATGTATTCCTGTACCAGAGAAGAGCTATTTTACATTCCGCCAGGCCTGTCCCACTCTTTTCATTCAGACCCCCAGCATCCGATGGTCCATGCTTCGATTTACTTCGATTGGATCAACACGAGACCCCGAGCGGGAGATATGTCTTTGTTTCATTTCGGAGACCAGATCTCTGATCCTTCCGAGTGCTCACCTAATGTCGTATTTCAGGATTTGCCTACGATTCCTACCAAAGTGCAGGCCCCCAAGCAGATGAGATGGATGGAATTATATCTGCATGTCATCGAAAATATCGAGCAGACACAGGAAGATGCCAAGCTCTTCAGAAGGGCTGCTTTTGAGCAATTTGTTTCAGAATTGGCGAACCTCTGGCGGAATCCCACCCTTAAAAGTGACAGAAGAATGCAATCGATCATGAAGCAGATGAAGGAATTTCCTCAACATAATATTTCTATAGAGAAGTGGGCTTCGCAACTAGGGATAAGCACATCGTATCTGCATAAGTTATTTATCCAGGAAATAGGTATGAGCCCGCATTCTTATGCGATTAAATGCAAGCTGGAGAGAGCCAAAAAGATTCTGCGCGAGACCAATCTGTCGATCACTGATATCACGGAAGACCTTGGTTTTGGTTCCATACATTACTTCTCACGATTATTTACGCAAAATTTTGGCGAGTCACCCTCGGCTTATCGCAAACGATTAAGGGAGGGATATTAA
- a CDS encoding LacI family DNA-binding transcriptional regulator: MTRLAPKIKDVAKQAGVSVTTVSRVLNGEKYVKDDLKARVKRAIEELGYAPSHIARSLVRKKTNLIGIIVPDLTSSFYSTILSSIEETASLNDYNLLVCNIIEDTDKEFKYLNVFHEMRVDGIIIMHEKLNDEIRAFLNKLDIPIIFSSVRPSDQTFLSVIIDDYAAAFDATNYLIELGHQRIGFIGGDMRDVTSGQNRYIGYRGALSERSIPIVDEYIRFGDYKIQSGYNLMKEILACGTHPTAIFAVSDDMAVGAMNCIHDHQLQVPEDISVIGFDGSQLTELVRPQLSSMEQPIQDMGKVTVETLLDLITGDAEAPKEDIILKHKLVVRNSCGPYREDKKL; this comes from the coding sequence GTGACGAGGTTGGCTCCGAAGATTAAGGATGTCGCCAAACAAGCAGGCGTTTCCGTGACTACGGTTTCGCGGGTGCTTAATGGAGAGAAGTACGTAAAGGACGATCTAAAAGCTAGGGTGAAGAGAGCTATTGAAGAGCTCGGCTATGCGCCTAGTCATATCGCAAGGAGTCTGGTACGGAAAAAGACGAACCTTATCGGTATCATTGTCCCAGACCTCACGTCAAGCTTTTACTCGACCATTCTAAGCAGTATTGAAGAAACAGCAAGTCTGAATGATTACAATCTTTTGGTGTGTAACATTATTGAGGATACCGATAAGGAATTCAAATATTTGAATGTATTTCATGAAATGCGTGTAGATGGCATTATCATTATGCATGAGAAATTAAATGATGAAATCCGGGCATTTTTGAATAAGCTGGACATTCCAATTATTTTCTCAAGTGTAAGACCATCTGATCAAACGTTCCTTTCTGTGATCATTGATGATTACGCGGCAGCCTTCGATGCAACCAATTATTTGATAGAGCTTGGACATCAACGAATTGGCTTTATTGGCGGGGACATGAGAGATGTGACCTCCGGCCAAAATCGCTATATCGGGTACCGCGGTGCTCTATCCGAGCGCAGCATTCCCATCGTAGATGAGTACATTCGGTTCGGCGATTATAAAATACAAAGCGGATACAATCTGATGAAAGAGATTCTGGCTTGCGGTACCCATCCAACCGCTATATTTGCGGTGAGTGACGATATGGCTGTAGGGGCTATGAATTGTATTCATGATCATCAGTTGCAAGTTCCTGAAGACATTTCGGTCATAGGATTTGATGGAAGCCAGTTGACGGAGTTGGTTCGACCACAGTTATCCTCGATGGAGCAGCCTATTCAAGATATGGGGAAAGTTACAGTGGAAACGCTGCTAGATTTGATAACAGGGGATGCGGAAGCACCCAAGGAAGATATCATTTTGAAACACAAGCTTGTTGTCCGCAATAGCTGTGGACCTTATCGTGAAGACAAAAAATTATAG
- a CDS encoding glycoside hydrolase, whose amino-acid sequence MMKLTLIGGGGVRAVLFTKSLTLKAEDTGITKLVLHDTDEEQLAVISKLCQIVIDRSGINLQLETTTDSREAIKGADYIVTTVRVGKEWSRYVDEQIALKHGVIGQETTGPAGFSMAIRTIPVLMEYCEIAKELAPEAWIFNFSNPSGLVTQALRNAGYDRVIGICDSPSHTKLRMAEQLEIDPKELEVEFFGLNHLSWMTKVIYQGKDIMTELKNDPDFTSRVDEFKMFDSDLLKSLPYLPNEYLYYYYHREKAFANIVKSGMTRGQMIAENNKEMLGILREMDIESNPDEAIQTYLYYTQKREASYMAIETNSASKPVLPTDQLELPNSLGYAGVMLDFVESLQTGATHNIVLSVPNEGSIEGFADDDVVEISCVITKDGAKPVHIGSVPEEMSLLMKNVKLFERLTVEAVKHKSRDLAIQALTVHPLVNSYSIAKLLVDDYLEAYKEILGDWK is encoded by the coding sequence ATGATGAAATTGACCTTAATCGGAGGCGGCGGGGTTCGCGCCGTGTTATTTACCAAAAGCTTAACGTTAAAAGCAGAAGATACCGGGATTACTAAGCTTGTTCTTCATGATACGGATGAGGAGCAGCTTGCTGTTATCTCGAAGTTATGCCAAATCGTCATCGATCGCAGCGGAATCAACCTTCAATTGGAGACGACGACAGATAGCCGCGAAGCCATTAAGGGTGCCGACTACATTGTAACTACGGTACGTGTAGGTAAGGAATGGTCACGGTATGTAGATGAGCAGATCGCTCTAAAGCATGGCGTGATCGGTCAAGAAACGACGGGGCCTGCCGGGTTCTCGATGGCGATTCGGACGATTCCGGTTCTCATGGAATATTGCGAGATTGCTAAAGAGCTTGCACCAGAGGCTTGGATCTTTAACTTCTCGAACCCGTCTGGACTCGTAACGCAAGCCTTGCGAAATGCGGGCTACGATCGGGTGATCGGAATCTGCGATTCGCCAAGCCATACGAAGCTGAGAATGGCGGAGCAGCTAGAGATCGATCCGAAGGAGCTTGAGGTTGAATTTTTCGGACTTAATCATTTGTCATGGATGACCAAAGTGATTTACCAAGGCAAGGACATTATGACGGAGCTTAAGAATGATCCTGATTTTACAAGTCGGGTGGACGAATTCAAAATGTTCGACAGCGATTTGCTGAAATCACTTCCTTATCTGCCGAATGAATATTTGTACTATTACTACCACCGTGAAAAGGCCTTCGCCAATATTGTCAAATCAGGCATGACGCGCGGCCAGATGATCGCTGAGAATAATAAGGAAATGCTGGGTATCTTACGTGAGATGGATATCGAAAGCAACCCGGATGAAGCCATTCAAACCTATCTGTACTATACGCAAAAAAGGGAAGCTTCTTACATGGCGATTGAAACTAATTCGGCGTCGAAGCCTGTGTTACCGACAGATCAGCTGGAACTGCCTAACTCACTTGGCTATGCGGGTGTCATGCTGGATTTCGTGGAGTCGCTGCAAACGGGTGCGACCCATAATATTGTCCTATCCGTACCGAATGAAGGCAGTATCGAAGGGTTCGCAGATGATGATGTCGTTGAAATTTCTTGTGTTATTACGAAAGACGGAGCAAAGCCAGTTCACATCGGTTCCGTGCCAGAGGAAATGAGTCTGTTGATGAAAAATGTGAAGCTGTTTGAACGGCTTACCGTTGAGGCTGTTAAACATAAGTCGCGTGATTTGGCCATCCAGGCACTCACGGTTCATCCGCTTGTTAATTCCTATTCCATTGCTAAGCTGCTTGTCGATGATTATTTGGAAGCCTATAAGGAGATTCTGGGGGATTGGAAATAA
- a CDS encoding carbohydrate kinase family protein: MKKFDAVVIGDANIDLVVAGLTQIPQPGQEIFVNNMTMHVGGGAALFAISLAKLGLDVAFNGVLGDDSYGRYVRDEFGQYGIDTSLIKTSKTSNTGITIAINPETDRSFITYGGSNMELHIKDLDPLQIAQGKHVHVTGYRGRRNHEEFIAMAKTLKEMGMTLSCDVGWDDSGEWFKGVFDLMTYFDVFLMNETEAFHYTGFDDIEESLRFMANYSNHIVVKLGPKGAAAMKEGRITYHSAFPAETVDTTGAGDSFNAGYIYGHLTGQNVETCLQYGNVCGALSVGAHGGSTGTPDKDGLDAFILQFGDHIKQRMEA, from the coding sequence TTGAAAAAATTTGATGCGGTGGTCATCGGTGACGCCAATATCGATCTCGTTGTGGCAGGACTTACTCAAATTCCTCAGCCTGGGCAAGAGATTTTCGTTAATAATATGACGATGCATGTTGGCGGGGGAGCGGCTTTGTTCGCGATTTCACTCGCTAAGCTCGGGCTTGATGTAGCTTTTAACGGTGTTCTTGGAGATGATAGCTACGGCCGTTATGTTCGAGACGAGTTCGGCCAATATGGTATCGATACCAGTTTGATAAAAACGAGTAAAACGAGTAATACCGGTATTACGATAGCGATTAATCCCGAGACGGATCGGTCATTTATCACTTATGGGGGATCCAATATGGAGCTTCATATAAAGGATTTGGACCCGTTACAAATCGCTCAAGGGAAACATGTCCACGTGACCGGATATAGAGGAAGACGCAACCACGAAGAATTCATAGCGATGGCCAAAACACTTAAGGAGATGGGGATGACCCTTTCCTGTGATGTAGGCTGGGATGATTCCGGTGAGTGGTTTAAGGGCGTATTCGATTTAATGACTTACTTTGATGTGTTTCTAATGAATGAAACGGAAGCTTTTCATTACACAGGCTTCGATGATATAGAAGAAAGCTTACGTTTTATGGCGAATTACTCTAATCATATTGTAGTTAAGCTTGGTCCAAAAGGGGCCGCAGCCATGAAGGAGGGCCGGATAACGTATCACTCGGCTTTTCCAGCCGAGACTGTAGATACAACTGGCGCAGGGGATTCCTTTAACGCTGGCTATATTTATGGACATTTGACGGGTCAAAATGTGGAAACATGCTTGCAGTACGGAAATGTTTGCGGAGCACTATCTGTCGGCGCTCACGGCGGCAGCACGGGTACACCGGACAAGGATGGGCTGGATGCCTTTATCCTTCAATTCGGAGATCATATCAAACAACGTATGGAGGCGTAA
- a CDS encoding carbohydrate ABC transporter permease produces the protein MTVEVLTKKVIVNSLLLIGVAISIFPFYWLIVMSTNETSAMFAFPPKLTFGTNFMNNFHHVLEKSNFIRAFFNTISIALISCTLQLFFNSLTGFAFAKFKFPGSKLLFFAMMATMMIPAQMLLVPQFIIIKEFGWLGSYKALIIPGMASAFGIFWIRQYALAIHDDLLEAARIDGCNKFGLYWHVALPILRPALAFLAITTFMGVWEDYLWPLIVLTDTSKFTLMLALQQLKSAHTADYSMVMTGALMATLPLIVFFLIVSRQFIAGITEGAVKS, from the coding sequence ATGACTGTTGAAGTGTTGACCAAAAAAGTAATCGTAAATAGTTTATTGTTGATCGGTGTCGCGATTTCCATATTTCCATTTTACTGGCTTATTGTCATGTCTACGAATGAGACAAGCGCAATGTTTGCTTTTCCTCCGAAGTTAACGTTCGGAACTAATTTTATGAATAACTTTCATCATGTATTGGAGAAAAGCAATTTTATTCGTGCCTTCTTCAACACGATTTCTATTGCCTTAATTAGCTGCACGCTTCAGTTATTTTTCAATTCATTAACAGGATTTGCGTTTGCCAAATTTAAGTTTCCAGGTTCTAAATTGCTCTTTTTTGCCATGATGGCGACGATGATGATTCCTGCGCAAATGCTTCTCGTACCGCAATTCATCATCATTAAGGAGTTCGGCTGGTTGGGAAGTTATAAGGCCTTGATTATTCCGGGAATGGCAAGTGCATTCGGAATTTTCTGGATCAGACAATATGCACTTGCGATACATGATGATTTGCTTGAGGCTGCGAGAATCGATGGCTGTAATAAATTTGGTCTGTATTGGCATGTTGCTTTGCCGATTCTAAGACCTGCACTAGCCTTTCTCGCTATCACGACGTTTATGGGAGTTTGGGAAGATTACTTGTGGCCATTGATCGTATTGACGGACACATCCAAATTCACATTAATGTTAGCCTTGCAGCAGTTAAAATCGGCTCATACCGCAGACTATTCTATGGTCATGACTGGAGCTCTTATGGCTACCCTTCCATTGATTGTCTTCTTCCTTATTGTGAGCAGACAATTTATCGCTGGGATCACAGAGGGCGCAGTAAAAAGCTAA